A part of Drosophila ananassae strain 14024-0371.13 chromosome 2R, ASM1763931v2, whole genome shotgun sequence genomic DNA contains:
- the LOC6506523 gene encoding ensconsin isoform X4 has product MASLGHENYSNNPEVENTSKRADSREGSAERKGTSYSLKLTPAAHALKSTFASSMSEAKISASGVSAGATLHWFAQVGGQGTTTATSPGTSNGGEDDSQASKDREEKLRYARDRQNEERQRKIEELRAQAEAAQRYREQKEEERRRRIEEIRVRDTEKRHQVEERKKAIVEAEKERREYILKKNLERDSRIEIKKRDRNSIGFAFGSSTPRLLDVPADYGLVSPSAFWGQRRSTSISNVAGATLSRRSSERELADSGAKKRASSSTDRHDDHRRKSSSMYEVFNWGYSNDEPPKRFSLSIAGSEINIDGPAAARPPVPTSSSASKQTAHRPHPPTTTTTTTTTSTTTTGQNYNHNSYRKEDNVDTSAMVFRSVYRRKTDLMPTIPSPRDGHYGSRGSLSTTPARTPGRAYSMNRLDQLAQPIRRNGEHVRAILERERRERELEMLDETSSLGGGRRSASGSARARRAGSAGSGSSSAAGIMSRSMTHLAGGSAGGGGGSRGKYSLGGGISTSFRPLGSGAGGQRDSTSSRSGNATPGGHFNSSRPGSAMSTSTNMSTSGLVNRRPATAPRKPRPASIAGTGMSLEEINKLKKDQKPPVKTTAASPSAQTTPKRTQNLMSTSMIVTSSSSRQSAEKKTPSKREPLVPRAASASKALPNRTASSERISRLSREPKTKDTSAMTRSMIVTSSSTTTTTTKVAPAPAPAPAPAPVPVAAPAPEQNGVAKVVETPAPAEVPVPTVAVTAETPVAAPAVSKAEKEALNSEKTEEEARQVETAAPVPSEPEPVTQIASANVEEKSDEGTEKESSPKPQEQVVVSKQSRSKENSEVRELTPPEGADLMTASMMAKKITTEEEAKAALAERRRLAREEAERQAELERQRLEAERLAELKAQEEEAERQRLFEEESMRLAAEQRRGEEERLRKAIEEAQQREEEEQRKREDEERQRVEREEAEKKAKEEAEKQRVEVAERLKREEKEREERRKRVEAIMSRTRKGGAAAPSKDASDKAAPAATAPANNSSSNSDTNSSNNSAGGSPSSADATPTPNATPAETVTASEPPNSQAMYEQSVLDKENSLINSLSTMIIDENAKNLQQVSNGKLLADFEGSNTVPAVANGNGHIENVNNKNDINLLQDAVAPAATQLIDLSIESQDLHLNNNNSLLTSTAATTTLVTADSHENKDISLL; this is encoded by the exons ATGGCGAGTCTTGGCCACGAAAATTATTCGAATAATCCCGAAG TGGAAAACACATCCAAGCGAGCCGACAGCCGCGAGGGCAGCGCCGAGCGTAAAG GCACTTCATACTCTCTAAAATTAACTCCAGCCGCCCACGCACTTAAATCTACATTCGCATCATCCATGTCGGAGGCCAAGATCTCCGCCAGCGGCGTCAGCGCCGGCGCAACTTTGCATTGGTTTGCCCAGGTGGGCGGGCAAGGCACCACCACTGCCACCAGTCCAGGCACTAGCAACGGCGGTGAAGACGACTCTCAAG CGTCCAAAGACCGGGAGGAGAAGCTGAGGTACGCCCGTGACCGACAGAATGAGGAGCGACAGCGGAAGATCGAGGAACTGCGCGCCCAGGCAGAGGCCGCCCAGAGGTATCGGGAACAGAAAGAGGAGGAGCGTCGGCGCCGCATCGAGGAGATTCGCGTCCGGGACACAGAAAAGCGCCACCAGGTGGAGGAGCGCAAGAAGGCCATAGTCGAGGCAGAAAAAGAGCGTCGCGAGTACATCCTCAAAAAGAATCTA GAACGCGACTCCCGAATAGAAATCAAGAAGCGGGACAGAAACTCTATTGGCTTTGCGTTCGGATCTTCGACTCCTCGCCTGCTGGATGTGCCCGCGGATTATGGTCTGGTATCGCCCAGTGCCTTTTGGGGTCAGCGGAG GTCCACATCCATATCAAACGTTGCGGGCGCCACGCTCTCACGTCGAAGTTCGGAGCGAGAACTTGCCGACAGTGGTGCTAAGAAGCGTGCCTCATCCTCGACGGATCGACACGATG ATCACCGACGTAAATCTTCGTCCATGTACGAGGTGTTCAATTGGGGCTATTCCAATGACGAGCCGCCCAAGCGCTTCTCGCTCTCCATTGCCGGCAGCGAGATCAATATCGATGGGCCGGCGGCGGCGCGTCCTCCAGTGCCCACATCTTCTTCTGCCTCCAAACAGACAGCGCACAGACCCCATCCACCAACTACAActactacaacaacaacaacaagcaccACAACTACAGGCCAAAACTACAACCATAACTCGTATCGTAAGG aAGATAACGTTGATACATCAGCGATGGTGTTCCGAAGCGTTTACCGCAGGAAAACGGACCTCATGCCGACAATACCCAGCCCCCGAGACGGGCATTATGGTTCGCGAGGCTCCCTGAGCACCACGCCGGCCAGAACCCCAG GACGCGCCTACTCGATGAACCGCCTGGACCAGCTGGCGCAACCCATACGCCGCAACGGAGAGCATGTGCGGGCCATACTGGAGCGGGAGCGACGCGAACGGGAACTGGAGATGCTAGACGAGACCTCCTCCCTCGGCGGGGGCCGGCGCAGTGCGTCCGGCAGTGCTCGCGCTCGACGGGCGGGCAGTGCCGGTAGTGGTAGTTCCAGTGCTGCCGGTATCATGTCCCGCAGCATGACCCACTTGGCTGGTGGCAgcgcaggaggaggaggaggctcGCGTGGAAAGTACTCCCTGGGCGGAGGGATCTCGACCAGTTTCCGGCCATTGGGCAGCGGAGCCGGAGGGCAGCGCGACTCGACCA GCTCGCGATCGGGAAATGCCACGCCCGGTGGACACTTCAACAGCTCAAGGCCCGGCAGCGCCATGTCCACATCGACAAATATGTCCACATCCGGTCTGGTCAACAGGCGTCCGGCCACAGCGCCCAGGAAGCCAAGGCCCGCCAGTATCGCTGGCACGGGCATGTCTCTTGAGG aGATAAACAAGCTTAAAAAGGATCAGAAGCCGCCCGTTAAAACGACAGCCGCCTCGCCGTCCGCACAAACGACCCCCAAACGAACACAGAACCTTATGTCCACCTCTATGATTGTGACCTCCAGCTCATCCCGGCAGAGTGCCGAAAAGAAAACTCCCTCAAAAAGA gaaCCCTTGGTGCCGAGGGCAGCATCAGCTTCAAAGGCTCTGCCAAATCGCACCGCAAGCTCAGAACGGATCAGCCGGCTCAGCAGGGAGCCAAAAACCAAGGATACCTCTGCCATGACGAGGTCTATGATCGTCACCAGCAGCAGTACTACAACTACCACCACAAAAGTAGcaccagctcctgctcctgctcccgcACCCGCTCCTGTGCCCGTCGCAGCTCCAGCTCCGGAACAGAATGGAGTGGCTAAGGTGGTTGAAACACCTGCACCCGCAGAGGTGCCAGTACCAACGGTTGCAGTTACTGCCGAGACTCCCGTTGCTGCTCCGGCAGTGAGCAAGGCCGAGAAGGAGGCCTTGAACTCCGAGAAGACGGAGGAAGAGGCACGTCAAGTGGAGACAGCTGCTCCTGTGCCATCAGAGCCAGAGCCCGTAACACAGATTGCCTCGGCTAATGTGGAGGAGAAGTCCGATGAGGGCACGGAGAAGGAATCCAGCCCCAAGCCCCAGGAGCAGGTTGTTGTCAGCAAACAGTCGCGCAGCAAGGAGAACTCGGAGGTGCGAGAGCTGACGCCGCCAGAGGGAGCTGACCTGATGACAGCATCGATGATGGCCAAAAAGATCACGACCGAGGAGGAAGCGAAGGCCGCATTGGCCGAAAGACGACGCCTGGCCCGCGAGGAGGCCGAACGACAGGCGGAATTGGAACGCCAACGACTGGAGGCGGAGCGCCTGGCCGAGCTGAAGGctcaggaggaggaggccgaGCGCCAGCGCCTTTTCGAGGAAGAATCTATGCGACTGGCCGCGGAGCAGCGCCGTGGTGAGGAGGAGCGCCTGCGCAAGGCCATCGAG GAAGCACAGCAAcgcgaggaggaggagcagcgtAAGCGTGAGGACGAGGAACGACAGCGTGTGGAGCGTGAGGAGGCCGAGAAGAAGGCCAAGGAGGAGGCGGAGAAGCAGCGCGTCGAGGTGGCCGAGCGACTCAAGCGTGAGGAGAAGGAGCGCGAAGAGCGCCGCAAGAGAGTCGAGGCGATTATGTCGCGCACCCGTAAAGGAGGAGCCGCAGCTCCCTCCAAG GATGCTAGCGACAAAGCAGCTCCTGCAGCCACGGCACCTGCGAACAACAGTAGCAGCAACAGCgacaccaacagcagcaacaattcGGCTGGTGGTTCGCCCAGTTCTGCAGATGCCACACCCACGCCAAATGCAACGCCTGCTGAAACAGTAACTGCCTCAGAGCCGCCCAACAGCCAGGCGATGTATGAGCAATCGGTGCTAGATAAGGAGAACTCGCTCATCAACAGCTTATCGACGATGATAATCGACGAGAATGCCAAGAATCTGCAGCAGGTTAGCAACGGCAAGTTGTTGGCCGACTTCGAGGGAAGCAACACAGTCCCAGCGGTGGCCAATGGCAATGGCCACATCGAGAATGTCAACAACAAAAA CGACATTAACCTCCTGCAGGATGCTGTCGCCCCAGCTGCCACTCAGCTGATCGACCTGAGTATCGAGTCACAAGATCTACACTTGAACAATAACAACAGCTTGCTGACGAGCACAGCGGCAACCACCACGCTAGTCACTGCTGATAGTCACGAGAATAAAG ATATATCGTTGCTGTGA
- the LOC6506523 gene encoding MAP7 domain-containing protein 2 isoform X1, producing the protein MASLGHENYSNNPEVENTSKRADSREGSAERKGTSYSLKLTPAAHALKSTFASSMSEAKISASGVSAGATLHWFAQVGGQGTTTATSPGTSNGGEDDSQASKDREEKLRYARDRQNEERQRKIEELRAQAEAAQRYREQKEEERRRRIEEIRVRDTEKRHQVEERKKAIVEAEKERREYILKKNLERDSRIEIKKRDRNSIGFAFGSSTPRLLDVPADYGLVSPSAFWGQRRSTSISNVAGATLSRRSSERELADSGAKKRASSSTDRHDDHRRKSSSMYEVFNWGYSNDEPPKRFSLSIAGSEINIDGPAAARPPVPTSSSASKQTAHRPHPPTTTTTTTTTSTTTTGQNYNHNSYRKEDNVDTSAMVFRSVYRRKTDLMPTIPSPRDGHYGSRGSLSTTPARTPGRAYSMNRLDQLAQPIRRNGEHVRAILERERRERELEMLDETSSLGGGRRSASGSARARRAGSAGSGSSSAAGIMSRSMTHLAGGSAGGGGGSRGKYSLGGGISTSFRPLGSGAGGQRDSTSKSMTQISSWSVYGSTTSTPPNNHHNLHRQSTLGLQTAATKKYLQSSFASASSASFRSNANLKTTGRGQQQQYAISTNPHNHHHHRFLDLDPNSLLLMNSASLLVNAGSRSGNATPGGHFNSSRPGSAMSTSTNMSTSGLVNRRPATAPRKPRPASIAGTGMSLEEINKLKKDQKPPVKTTAASPSAQTTPKRTQNLMSTSMIVTSSSSRQSAEKKTPSKREPLVPRAASASKALPNRTASSERISRLSREPKTKDTSAMTRSMIVTSSSTTTTTTKVAPAPAPAPAPAPVPVAAPAPEQNGVAKVVETPAPAEVPVPTVAVTAETPVAAPAVSKAEKEALNSEKTEEEARQVETAAPVPSEPEPVTQIASANVEEKSDEGTEKESSPKPQEQVVVSKQSRSKENSEVRELTPPEGADLMTASMMAKKITTEEEAKAALAERRRLAREEAERQAELERQRLEAERLAELKAQEEEAERQRLFEEESMRLAAEQRRGEEERLRKAIEEAQQREEEEQRKREDEERQRVEREEAEKKAKEEAEKQRVEVAERLKREEKEREERRKRVEAIMSRTRKGGAAAPSKDASDKAAPAATAPANNSSSNSDTNSSNNSAGGSPSSADATPTPNATPAETVTASEPPNSQAMYEQSVLDKENSLINSLSTMIIDENAKNLQQVSNGKLLADFEGSNTVPAVANGNGHIENVNNKNDINLLQDAVAPAATQLIDLSIESQDLHLNNNNSLLTSTAATTTLVTADSHENKDISLL; encoded by the exons ATGGCGAGTCTTGGCCACGAAAATTATTCGAATAATCCCGAAG TGGAAAACACATCCAAGCGAGCCGACAGCCGCGAGGGCAGCGCCGAGCGTAAAG GCACTTCATACTCTCTAAAATTAACTCCAGCCGCCCACGCACTTAAATCTACATTCGCATCATCCATGTCGGAGGCCAAGATCTCCGCCAGCGGCGTCAGCGCCGGCGCAACTTTGCATTGGTTTGCCCAGGTGGGCGGGCAAGGCACCACCACTGCCACCAGTCCAGGCACTAGCAACGGCGGTGAAGACGACTCTCAAG CGTCCAAAGACCGGGAGGAGAAGCTGAGGTACGCCCGTGACCGACAGAATGAGGAGCGACAGCGGAAGATCGAGGAACTGCGCGCCCAGGCAGAGGCCGCCCAGAGGTATCGGGAACAGAAAGAGGAGGAGCGTCGGCGCCGCATCGAGGAGATTCGCGTCCGGGACACAGAAAAGCGCCACCAGGTGGAGGAGCGCAAGAAGGCCATAGTCGAGGCAGAAAAAGAGCGTCGCGAGTACATCCTCAAAAAGAATCTA GAACGCGACTCCCGAATAGAAATCAAGAAGCGGGACAGAAACTCTATTGGCTTTGCGTTCGGATCTTCGACTCCTCGCCTGCTGGATGTGCCCGCGGATTATGGTCTGGTATCGCCCAGTGCCTTTTGGGGTCAGCGGAG GTCCACATCCATATCAAACGTTGCGGGCGCCACGCTCTCACGTCGAAGTTCGGAGCGAGAACTTGCCGACAGTGGTGCTAAGAAGCGTGCCTCATCCTCGACGGATCGACACGATG ATCACCGACGTAAATCTTCGTCCATGTACGAGGTGTTCAATTGGGGCTATTCCAATGACGAGCCGCCCAAGCGCTTCTCGCTCTCCATTGCCGGCAGCGAGATCAATATCGATGGGCCGGCGGCGGCGCGTCCTCCAGTGCCCACATCTTCTTCTGCCTCCAAACAGACAGCGCACAGACCCCATCCACCAACTACAActactacaacaacaacaacaagcaccACAACTACAGGCCAAAACTACAACCATAACTCGTATCGTAAGG aAGATAACGTTGATACATCAGCGATGGTGTTCCGAAGCGTTTACCGCAGGAAAACGGACCTCATGCCGACAATACCCAGCCCCCGAGACGGGCATTATGGTTCGCGAGGCTCCCTGAGCACCACGCCGGCCAGAACCCCAG GACGCGCCTACTCGATGAACCGCCTGGACCAGCTGGCGCAACCCATACGCCGCAACGGAGAGCATGTGCGGGCCATACTGGAGCGGGAGCGACGCGAACGGGAACTGGAGATGCTAGACGAGACCTCCTCCCTCGGCGGGGGCCGGCGCAGTGCGTCCGGCAGTGCTCGCGCTCGACGGGCGGGCAGTGCCGGTAGTGGTAGTTCCAGTGCTGCCGGTATCATGTCCCGCAGCATGACCCACTTGGCTGGTGGCAgcgcaggaggaggaggaggctcGCGTGGAAAGTACTCCCTGGGCGGAGGGATCTCGACCAGTTTCCGGCCATTGGGCAGCGGAGCCGGAGGGCAGCGCGACTCGACCAGTAAGAGCATGACCCAGATTAGCAGTTGGTCGGTTTATGGCAGCACCACCTCGACACCACCCAACAACCACCACAATCTGCACCGCCAGTCCACACTTGGGCTGCAAACAGCGGCAACTAAGAAATACCTCCAGTCATCATTTGCCTCAGCCTCATCCGCATCCTTCCGCTCGAACGCGAACCTAAAAACGACCGGGCgtggccagcagcagcaatatgCGATCTCTACTAACCCccacaaccaccaccaccaccgttTTCTCGATCTCGATCCCAACTCATTGTTGCTCATGAACTCTGCTAGTTTGTTAGTGAATGCAG GCTCGCGATCGGGAAATGCCACGCCCGGTGGACACTTCAACAGCTCAAGGCCCGGCAGCGCCATGTCCACATCGACAAATATGTCCACATCCGGTCTGGTCAACAGGCGTCCGGCCACAGCGCCCAGGAAGCCAAGGCCCGCCAGTATCGCTGGCACGGGCATGTCTCTTGAGG aGATAAACAAGCTTAAAAAGGATCAGAAGCCGCCCGTTAAAACGACAGCCGCCTCGCCGTCCGCACAAACGACCCCCAAACGAACACAGAACCTTATGTCCACCTCTATGATTGTGACCTCCAGCTCATCCCGGCAGAGTGCCGAAAAGAAAACTCCCTCAAAAAGA gaaCCCTTGGTGCCGAGGGCAGCATCAGCTTCAAAGGCTCTGCCAAATCGCACCGCAAGCTCAGAACGGATCAGCCGGCTCAGCAGGGAGCCAAAAACCAAGGATACCTCTGCCATGACGAGGTCTATGATCGTCACCAGCAGCAGTACTACAACTACCACCACAAAAGTAGcaccagctcctgctcctgctcccgcACCCGCTCCTGTGCCCGTCGCAGCTCCAGCTCCGGAACAGAATGGAGTGGCTAAGGTGGTTGAAACACCTGCACCCGCAGAGGTGCCAGTACCAACGGTTGCAGTTACTGCCGAGACTCCCGTTGCTGCTCCGGCAGTGAGCAAGGCCGAGAAGGAGGCCTTGAACTCCGAGAAGACGGAGGAAGAGGCACGTCAAGTGGAGACAGCTGCTCCTGTGCCATCAGAGCCAGAGCCCGTAACACAGATTGCCTCGGCTAATGTGGAGGAGAAGTCCGATGAGGGCACGGAGAAGGAATCCAGCCCCAAGCCCCAGGAGCAGGTTGTTGTCAGCAAACAGTCGCGCAGCAAGGAGAACTCGGAGGTGCGAGAGCTGACGCCGCCAGAGGGAGCTGACCTGATGACAGCATCGATGATGGCCAAAAAGATCACGACCGAGGAGGAAGCGAAGGCCGCATTGGCCGAAAGACGACGCCTGGCCCGCGAGGAGGCCGAACGACAGGCGGAATTGGAACGCCAACGACTGGAGGCGGAGCGCCTGGCCGAGCTGAAGGctcaggaggaggaggccgaGCGCCAGCGCCTTTTCGAGGAAGAATCTATGCGACTGGCCGCGGAGCAGCGCCGTGGTGAGGAGGAGCGCCTGCGCAAGGCCATCGAG GAAGCACAGCAAcgcgaggaggaggagcagcgtAAGCGTGAGGACGAGGAACGACAGCGTGTGGAGCGTGAGGAGGCCGAGAAGAAGGCCAAGGAGGAGGCGGAGAAGCAGCGCGTCGAGGTGGCCGAGCGACTCAAGCGTGAGGAGAAGGAGCGCGAAGAGCGCCGCAAGAGAGTCGAGGCGATTATGTCGCGCACCCGTAAAGGAGGAGCCGCAGCTCCCTCCAAG GATGCTAGCGACAAAGCAGCTCCTGCAGCCACGGCACCTGCGAACAACAGTAGCAGCAACAGCgacaccaacagcagcaacaattcGGCTGGTGGTTCGCCCAGTTCTGCAGATGCCACACCCACGCCAAATGCAACGCCTGCTGAAACAGTAACTGCCTCAGAGCCGCCCAACAGCCAGGCGATGTATGAGCAATCGGTGCTAGATAAGGAGAACTCGCTCATCAACAGCTTATCGACGATGATAATCGACGAGAATGCCAAGAATCTGCAGCAGGTTAGCAACGGCAAGTTGTTGGCCGACTTCGAGGGAAGCAACACAGTCCCAGCGGTGGCCAATGGCAATGGCCACATCGAGAATGTCAACAACAAAAA CGACATTAACCTCCTGCAGGATGCTGTCGCCCCAGCTGCCACTCAGCTGATCGACCTGAGTATCGAGTCACAAGATCTACACTTGAACAATAACAACAGCTTGCTGACGAGCACAGCGGCAACCACCACGCTAGTCACTGCTGATAGTCACGAGAATAAAG ATATATCGTTGCTGTGA
- the LOC6506523 gene encoding ensconsin isoform X7, whose amino-acid sequence MASLGHENYSNNPEVENTSKRADSREGSAERKGTSYSLKLTPAAHALKSTFASSMSEAKISASGVSAGATLHWFAQVGGQGTTTATSPGTSNGGEDDSQASKDREEKLRYARDRQNEERQRKIEELRAQAEAAQRYREQKEEERRRRIEEIRVRDTEKRHQVEERKKAIVEAEKERREYILKKNLERDSRIEIKKRDRNSIGFAFGSSTPRLLDVPADYGLVSPSAFWGQRRSTSISNVAGATLSRRSSERELADSGAKKRASSSTDRHDDHRRKSSSMYEVFNWGYSNDEPPKRFSLSIAGSEINIDGPAAARPPVPTSSSASKQTAHRPHPPTTTTTTTTTSTTTTGQNYNHNSYRKEDNVDTSAMVFRSVYRRKTDLMPTIPSPRDGHYGSRGSLSTTPARTPGSRSGNATPGGHFNSSRPGSAMSTSTNMSTSGLVNRRPATAPRKPRPASIAGTGMSLEEINKLKKDQKPPVKTTAASPSAQTTPKRTQNLMSTSMIVTSSSSRQSAEKKTPSKREPLVPRAASASKALPNRTASSERISRLSREPKTKDTSAMTRSMIVTSSSTTTTTTKVAPAPAPAPAPAPVPVAAPAPEQNGVAKVVETPAPAEVPVPTVAVTAETPVAAPAVSKAEKEALNSEKTEEEARQVETAAPVPSEPEPVTQIASANVEEKSDEGTEKESSPKPQEQVVVSKQSRSKENSEVRELTPPEGADLMTASMMAKKITTEEEAKAALAERRRLAREEAERQAELERQRLEAERLAELKAQEEEAERQRLFEEESMRLAAEQRRGEEERLRKAIEEAQQREEEEQRKREDEERQRVEREEAEKKAKEEAEKQRVEVAERLKREEKEREERRKRVEAIMSRTRKGGAAAPSKDASDKAAPAATAPANNSSSNSDTNSSNNSAGGSPSSADATPTPNATPAETVTASEPPNSQAMYEQSVLDKENSLINSLSTMIIDENAKNLQQVSNGKLLADFEGSNTVPAVANGNGHIENVNNKNDINLLQDAVAPAATQLIDLSIESQDLHLNNNNSLLTSTAATTTLVTADSHENKDISLL is encoded by the exons ATGGCGAGTCTTGGCCACGAAAATTATTCGAATAATCCCGAAG TGGAAAACACATCCAAGCGAGCCGACAGCCGCGAGGGCAGCGCCGAGCGTAAAG GCACTTCATACTCTCTAAAATTAACTCCAGCCGCCCACGCACTTAAATCTACATTCGCATCATCCATGTCGGAGGCCAAGATCTCCGCCAGCGGCGTCAGCGCCGGCGCAACTTTGCATTGGTTTGCCCAGGTGGGCGGGCAAGGCACCACCACTGCCACCAGTCCAGGCACTAGCAACGGCGGTGAAGACGACTCTCAAG CGTCCAAAGACCGGGAGGAGAAGCTGAGGTACGCCCGTGACCGACAGAATGAGGAGCGACAGCGGAAGATCGAGGAACTGCGCGCCCAGGCAGAGGCCGCCCAGAGGTATCGGGAACAGAAAGAGGAGGAGCGTCGGCGCCGCATCGAGGAGATTCGCGTCCGGGACACAGAAAAGCGCCACCAGGTGGAGGAGCGCAAGAAGGCCATAGTCGAGGCAGAAAAAGAGCGTCGCGAGTACATCCTCAAAAAGAATCTA GAACGCGACTCCCGAATAGAAATCAAGAAGCGGGACAGAAACTCTATTGGCTTTGCGTTCGGATCTTCGACTCCTCGCCTGCTGGATGTGCCCGCGGATTATGGTCTGGTATCGCCCAGTGCCTTTTGGGGTCAGCGGAG GTCCACATCCATATCAAACGTTGCGGGCGCCACGCTCTCACGTCGAAGTTCGGAGCGAGAACTTGCCGACAGTGGTGCTAAGAAGCGTGCCTCATCCTCGACGGATCGACACGATG ATCACCGACGTAAATCTTCGTCCATGTACGAGGTGTTCAATTGGGGCTATTCCAATGACGAGCCGCCCAAGCGCTTCTCGCTCTCCATTGCCGGCAGCGAGATCAATATCGATGGGCCGGCGGCGGCGCGTCCTCCAGTGCCCACATCTTCTTCTGCCTCCAAACAGACAGCGCACAGACCCCATCCACCAACTACAActactacaacaacaacaacaagcaccACAACTACAGGCCAAAACTACAACCATAACTCGTATCGTAAGG aAGATAACGTTGATACATCAGCGATGGTGTTCCGAAGCGTTTACCGCAGGAAAACGGACCTCATGCCGACAATACCCAGCCCCCGAGACGGGCATTATGGTTCGCGAGGCTCCCTGAGCACCACGCCGGCCAGAACCCCAG GCTCGCGATCGGGAAATGCCACGCCCGGTGGACACTTCAACAGCTCAAGGCCCGGCAGCGCCATGTCCACATCGACAAATATGTCCACATCCGGTCTGGTCAACAGGCGTCCGGCCACAGCGCCCAGGAAGCCAAGGCCCGCCAGTATCGCTGGCACGGGCATGTCTCTTGAGG aGATAAACAAGCTTAAAAAGGATCAGAAGCCGCCCGTTAAAACGACAGCCGCCTCGCCGTCCGCACAAACGACCCCCAAACGAACACAGAACCTTATGTCCACCTCTATGATTGTGACCTCCAGCTCATCCCGGCAGAGTGCCGAAAAGAAAACTCCCTCAAAAAGA gaaCCCTTGGTGCCGAGGGCAGCATCAGCTTCAAAGGCTCTGCCAAATCGCACCGCAAGCTCAGAACGGATCAGCCGGCTCAGCAGGGAGCCAAAAACCAAGGATACCTCTGCCATGACGAGGTCTATGATCGTCACCAGCAGCAGTACTACAACTACCACCACAAAAGTAGcaccagctcctgctcctgctcccgcACCCGCTCCTGTGCCCGTCGCAGCTCCAGCTCCGGAACAGAATGGAGTGGCTAAGGTGGTTGAAACACCTGCACCCGCAGAGGTGCCAGTACCAACGGTTGCAGTTACTGCCGAGACTCCCGTTGCTGCTCCGGCAGTGAGCAAGGCCGAGAAGGAGGCCTTGAACTCCGAGAAGACGGAGGAAGAGGCACGTCAAGTGGAGACAGCTGCTCCTGTGCCATCAGAGCCAGAGCCCGTAACACAGATTGCCTCGGCTAATGTGGAGGAGAAGTCCGATGAGGGCACGGAGAAGGAATCCAGCCCCAAGCCCCAGGAGCAGGTTGTTGTCAGCAAACAGTCGCGCAGCAAGGAGAACTCGGAGGTGCGAGAGCTGACGCCGCCAGAGGGAGCTGACCTGATGACAGCATCGATGATGGCCAAAAAGATCACGACCGAGGAGGAAGCGAAGGCCGCATTGGCCGAAAGACGACGCCTGGCCCGCGAGGAGGCCGAACGACAGGCGGAATTGGAACGCCAACGACTGGAGGCGGAGCGCCTGGCCGAGCTGAAGGctcaggaggaggaggccgaGCGCCAGCGCCTTTTCGAGGAAGAATCTATGCGACTGGCCGCGGAGCAGCGCCGTGGTGAGGAGGAGCGCCTGCGCAAGGCCATCGAG GAAGCACAGCAAcgcgaggaggaggagcagcgtAAGCGTGAGGACGAGGAACGACAGCGTGTGGAGCGTGAGGAGGCCGAGAAGAAGGCCAAGGAGGAGGCGGAGAAGCAGCGCGTCGAGGTGGCCGAGCGACTCAAGCGTGAGGAGAAGGAGCGCGAAGAGCGCCGCAAGAGAGTCGAGGCGATTATGTCGCGCACCCGTAAAGGAGGAGCCGCAGCTCCCTCCAAG GATGCTAGCGACAAAGCAGCTCCTGCAGCCACGGCACCTGCGAACAACAGTAGCAGCAACAGCgacaccaacagcagcaacaattcGGCTGGTGGTTCGCCCAGTTCTGCAGATGCCACACCCACGCCAAATGCAACGCCTGCTGAAACAGTAACTGCCTCAGAGCCGCCCAACAGCCAGGCGATGTATGAGCAATCGGTGCTAGATAAGGAGAACTCGCTCATCAACAGCTTATCGACGATGATAATCGACGAGAATGCCAAGAATCTGCAGCAGGTTAGCAACGGCAAGTTGTTGGCCGACTTCGAGGGAAGCAACACAGTCCCAGCGGTGGCCAATGGCAATGGCCACATCGAGAATGTCAACAACAAAAA CGACATTAACCTCCTGCAGGATGCTGTCGCCCCAGCTGCCACTCAGCTGATCGACCTGAGTATCGAGTCACAAGATCTACACTTGAACAATAACAACAGCTTGCTGACGAGCACAGCGGCAACCACCACGCTAGTCACTGCTGATAGTCACGAGAATAAAG ATATATCGTTGCTGTGA